One window from the genome of Pedobacter schmidteae encodes:
- a CDS encoding VOC family protein, which translates to MRAINPWINFNGNAEEAFTFYKSVFGGEFIKIIRFKDLEGPEFQVAEKEANKIMHISLPIGKHNVLIANDVPEFMGRVNENENRSKIFVSTESREEADKIFNGLSAGAEVEGPMDDSPWGTYAGMFRDKYGIEWIVEFDPSL; encoded by the coding sequence ATGAGAGCAATCAATCCGTGGATCAATTTCAATGGCAACGCCGAGGAGGCATTCACCTTTTACAAATCAGTTTTTGGCGGAGAGTTTATCAAGATTATTCGTTTCAAGGATCTGGAAGGTCCTGAGTTTCAGGTTGCAGAAAAGGAAGCAAATAAAATAATGCACATCAGTTTGCCTATTGGTAAGCACAATGTGTTGATAGCTAATGATGTCCCTGAATTTATGGGACGGGTAAATGAAAATGAAAACAGGTCTAAAATATTTGTGAGCACTGAAAGTCGTGAAGAGGCCGACAAAATATTTAACGGATTATCAGCAGGAGCTGAGGTTGAAGGGCCTATGGACGATAGTCCCTGGGGTACATACGCCGGAATGTTTAGAGACAAATACGGTATCGAATGGATTGTGGAATTTGACCCGAGTTTATAA